One Candidatus Devosia phytovorans genomic window carries:
- a CDS encoding DUF882 domain-containing protein, producing MILPQAVTPAAAASERAIYLYYTHTQETARIVFKRNGQYVQSGLNELNVFLRDWRRNEPAKMDPRLFDLVWEVYQEVGATQPINVVSAYRSPQTNAMLAKTSSGVADNSQHMRGTAMDFFIPGIPLAKLRATAMRKQVGGVGFYPTSGSPFVHLDVGSVRAWPRMTRAQLQEVFPDGKTMHLPTDGKPLSQEGYQVAMAGWKQCHRYPCSGTDSGTQTASNGGSGKTLMDMFFGGNGEQQQAAAPAARASAPAPAPVQVASVAPQSATTDVAPVPAARPAAFGGVMAPVETASAAIPFSTTGSAPLDPSELASAEVAPLPLMKSEAIRVATAAALPSGDAVTALAALTAPMPQPRLIMSEREQPEAMTAYIAQDGNAQRALEMIIDNNTTAAVPPAPATRQPILPLTVETGLRTASLGGTPATSGAFGNLFDSTFGSAQQNETTAAALAEHIAKRPVPGAMRNPQMIAPDLEHADMLTAPEAVTSERFAIIWDHDQADFDPTAEMGKYVTVMSAGDAPVGLSHTSFVTAKPAAAAFN from the coding sequence GTGATCCTGCCCCAGGCGGTCACGCCTGCGGCCGCCGCTTCCGAGCGCGCCATCTATCTCTACTATACCCACACCCAGGAAACCGCCCGCATCGTCTTCAAGCGCAACGGGCAATATGTGCAGTCGGGCCTCAACGAGCTCAACGTCTTCCTGCGCGACTGGCGCCGTAACGAACCGGCCAAGATGGATCCGCGCCTCTTCGACCTGGTCTGGGAAGTCTATCAGGAAGTCGGCGCCACCCAGCCGATCAACGTCGTTTCCGCCTATCGCTCACCCCAGACCAACGCCATGCTGGCCAAGACCTCGTCGGGCGTCGCCGACAATTCCCAGCACATGCGCGGCACGGCGATGGATTTTTTCATTCCCGGCATTCCCCTGGCCAAGCTGCGCGCCACCGCCATGCGCAAGCAGGTCGGCGGCGTCGGTTTCTATCCCACCTCGGGCAGCCCCTTCGTCCACCTCGACGTCGGCTCGGTCCGCGCCTGGCCACGCATGACCCGCGCTCAGCTGCAGGAAGTCTTCCCCGACGGCAAGACCATGCACCTGCCCACCGACGGCAAGCCGCTGTCGCAGGAAGGCTATCAGGTCGCCATGGCTGGCTGGAAACAGTGCCATCGCTACCCTTGCTCGGGCACGGATTCGGGCACCCAGACCGCCAGCAATGGCGGGAGCGGCAAGACGCTGATGGACATGTTCTTCGGCGGCAATGGCGAACAGCAGCAGGCAGCGGCGCCCGCCGCGCGTGCATCCGCTCCGGCACCTGCACCTGTTCAGGTCGCTTCGGTCGCGCCGCAGTCGGCAACGACCGACGTCGCCCCTGTTCCGGCCGCCCGTCCCGCCGCTTTCGGCGGAGTTATGGCGCCAGTCGAAACGGCCTCAGCTGCCATCCCCTTTTCGACCACCGGCAGCGCGCCGCTGGATCCGTCCGAACTGGCCAGCGCCGAAGTCGCGCCGCTGCCGCTGATGAAATCGGAAGCCATTCGCGTCGCCACCGCTGCGGCCCTGCCCTCAGGCGACGCCGTCACGGCCCTGGCTGCCTTGACCGCTCCCATGCCGCAGCCGCGCCTCATCATGAGCGAACGCGAGCAACCCGAAGCGATGACCGCCTATATCGCCCAAGACGGCAATGCCCAGCGCGCGCTGGAAATGATCATCGACAACAATACGACGGCCGCCGTTCCCCCGGCGCCGGCGACGCGCCAGCCCATCCTGCCGCTCACCGTCGAAACCGGCCTGCGCACCGCCTCGCTCGGCGGTACGCCAGCCACTTCCGGCGCCTTTGGTAATCTGTTTGACTCCACCTTCGGTTCGGCACAGCAGAACGAGACGACGGCAGCAGCCCTTGCCGAACACATCGCCAAGCGCCCGGTACCCGGCGCCATGCGCAACCCGCAGATGATCGCCCCCGATCTCGAGCATGCCGACATGCTGACGGCCCCTGAAGCCGTCACCTCCGAGCGCTTCGCCATCATCTGGGATCACGATCAGGCCGATTTCGACCCGACCGCCGAGATGGGCAAGTATGTCACGGTGATGAGCGCCGGCGACGCTCCGGTGGGCCTGTCGCATACGAGCTTCGTCACCGCCAAGCCGGCCGCTGCAGCTTTCAACTGA
- a CDS encoding L,D-transpeptidase family protein: MNKIVVSLFAVIAGMGVSFSVSAQDVNALATAPVIIAPPQTPLAQTIKTGLSTAYNDTNKNSAAYAEAQKLYFFYGGRHFEPIWLSTDANGDVTFSEPAQKILKLFESAESEGLRPSDYLTPDLDPTGAKGDPAKLAQLETAFSGATLRYATHIYTGRIAPQSVDANLDVQPKKLDEAALLVELATSKDPVKVLAALEPTHPEFLALKAALASFDGTQPDRPAQIATGPSLKPGMTDARVPALRARLNLPPVEGMLYDDHMVEAMKLFQTAEKLDVDGVMGPATLVALNGGQPITKADIIANMERWRWLPRDLGEFNVFVNIPEFRLAINRGQTEEYTTRVVVGSVKNQTPIFSDNIRHVVVNPYWNVPSSIIKGEIAPAVMRNPAYTDNQNMDLLYNGDVVSPWQVNWGAVSSTNFPFRVRQRPGPGNALGQIKFLFPNKHDVYLHDTPSKGLFGRAARALSHGCVRVEDPMAFAGALMANEPNISRASLEGMFGPAEKWVNPETQIPVHLAYFTVRVDDNGELKGFGDIYGHNAKLIAAMGLAKPAFAPEIIAEAAPVVNELAP, from the coding sequence ATGAACAAGATCGTGGTGTCCCTTTTTGCCGTTATTGCCGGCATGGGTGTCTCGTTTTCGGTATCGGCGCAGGATGTGAACGCGCTGGCCACTGCCCCCGTCATCATCGCTCCGCCGCAGACGCCACTGGCCCAGACCATCAAGACGGGTCTGTCCACGGCCTATAATGACACGAACAAGAACTCCGCCGCCTATGCGGAGGCGCAGAAGCTCTATTTCTTCTACGGCGGTCGTCATTTCGAGCCGATCTGGCTGAGCACCGACGCCAATGGCGACGTGACTTTCTCCGAGCCAGCCCAGAAGATTCTGAAGCTTTTCGAGAGTGCCGAAAGCGAAGGTCTGCGGCCGTCCGACTATCTGACGCCCGACCTTGACCCGACGGGCGCCAAGGGCGACCCGGCCAAGCTTGCGCAGCTTGAAACCGCCTTCTCCGGCGCCACCCTGCGCTATGCCACCCATATCTATACCGGCCGTATTGCCCCCCAGTCGGTCGATGCCAATCTCGACGTCCAGCCCAAAAAGCTCGATGAAGCAGCGCTGCTGGTCGAACTCGCCACAAGCAAGGACCCGGTCAAGGTTCTCGCCGCGCTGGAGCCGACGCATCCCGAATTCCTGGCTCTCAAAGCCGCCCTTGCCAGCTTCGATGGCACCCAGCCCGATCGCCCCGCCCAGATCGCCACTGGCCCCAGCCTCAAGCCGGGCATGACCGATGCCCGGGTGCCGGCACTGCGCGCGCGCCTCAACCTGCCGCCCGTCGAGGGCATGCTCTATGACGACCACATGGTCGAGGCGATGAAGCTGTTCCAGACCGCCGAAAAGCTCGATGTCGATGGCGTCATGGGCCCGGCGACCCTGGTCGCGCTCAATGGCGGTCAGCCGATCACCAAGGCCGATATCATCGCCAATATGGAACGCTGGCGCTGGCTGCCGCGCGACCTTGGCGAATTCAACGTCTTCGTCAACATTCCAGAATTCCGCCTCGCCATCAATCGCGGCCAGACCGAAGAATATACCACCCGCGTCGTCGTCGGCTCGGTCAAAAACCAGACGCCGATCTTCTCGGACAATATCCGCCACGTCGTGGTGAACCCTTATTGGAATGTGCCCAGCTCGATCATCAAGGGCGAGATCGCTCCGGCGGTCATGCGCAACCCGGCCTATACCGACAACCAGAACATGGACCTGCTCTACAACGGCGATGTCGTCAGCCCCTGGCAGGTCAACTGGGGTGCGGTTTCATCCACCAATTTCCCCTTCCGCGTGCGCCAGCGCCCGGGGCCGGGCAATGCCCTGGGCCAGATCAAATTCCTCTTCCCCAACAAGCACGACGTCTATCTGCATGACACGCCGTCCAAGGGCCTGTTCGGCCGCGCCGCCCGCGCGCTCAGCCACGGCTGCGTCCGCGTCGAGGACCCGATGGCCTTTGCCGGCGCGCTGATGGCCAATGAGCCCAATATTTCCCGCGCTTCCCTCGAAGGCATGTTCGGCCCCGCGGAAAAATGGGTAAACCCGGAAACGCAGATCCCCGTCCACCTCGCCTATTTCACCGTTCGTGTGGATGACAATGGCGAGCTCAAGGGCTTTGGTGACATTTATGGCCACAATGCCAAACTGATCGCCGCCATGGGCTTGGCCAAGCCCGCCTTTGCCCCGGAAATCATCGCCGAGGCAGCGCCCGTCGTGAACGAACTGGCCCCCTGA
- a CDS encoding SDR family NAD(P)-dependent oxidoreductase has translation MTEHSRIALVTGANQGIGLQIATDLAASGLTVLLASRNLDRGKAAAQGIEGDLHPIQLDVTDEASIRAAAAQVEQQFGRLDILVNNAAISRANTHEVETMADYIQRSRATLISVDEVRTIWETNVFGVLAVTQAFVPLLRKSTAASIVNVSSGLGSLTFNSTPNPYRATFNPGYAASKTALNAITLAFAIELEAEGIRVNAVTPGFTATALNNYEGTETVEQGAAEAVRVALLGSDSPTGTFTGSVNQAYPW, from the coding sequence ATGACTGAACATTCACGCATCGCACTCGTCACCGGCGCCAACCAGGGCATCGGCCTGCAGATCGCCACCGACCTCGCCGCCAGCGGCCTGACCGTGCTGCTCGCCTCGCGCAATCTCGATCGCGGCAAGGCAGCGGCTCAAGGCATCGAGGGCGACCTCCACCCCATCCAGCTCGACGTGACGGACGAGGCTTCGATCCGCGCCGCCGCCGCCCAGGTCGAACAGCAGTTCGGCCGCCTCGACATCCTCGTCAACAATGCCGCGATCTCCCGTGCGAACACCCATGAGGTCGAGACCATGGCGGACTATATCCAGCGCTCGCGGGCGACGTTGATCTCGGTGGATGAAGTGCGCACCATCTGGGAGACCAATGTCTTCGGGGTGCTCGCCGTCACCCAGGCCTTCGTGCCCCTGCTGCGCAAATCCACCGCCGCAAGCATCGTCAATGTCTCGAGCGGCCTCGGCTCGTTGACCTTCAACTCGACGCCCAATCCCTATCGAGCCACCTTCAACCCCGGCTACGCCGCCTCCAAGACCGCGCTCAATGCCATCACCCTGGCCTTTGCCATCGAGCTTGAAGCCGAAGGGATCAGGGTCAATGCCGTGACCCCCGGCTTCACCGCCACCGCCCTCAACAATTACGAAGGCACCGAAACCGTCGAACAGGGCGCCGCCGAAGCTGTCCGCGTTGCCCTCCTCGGCAGCGATAGCCCCACTGGCACCTTCACCGGCTCGGTCAACCAAGCCTATCCCTGGTAG